The window GATGCGTCGGTATGACGTGGTCGTGGTCGACGCGTTGGACACCATCGGCGCAAACGAGCGGGAGATTGCCCGGGAGCTGGTTCTCCTGCGCCACGCGGGGGTGCGGCTGCTGATCGCGTCGACCGGTTGGGACACGGTCGAGCCGCTGGTCTCGGACCTGATCGTGGGTGCCCTCGGCTCGGCGGCGGGGGTGGCGGCGTGAACGGCTGGCCGCTGGTGCGGGCCCTGACGCTGCCAGACAGCGGATATGGCCTGGAAGTACAGGTAGGCGCGACTCCAGCCGAGATCGGCACCGTCGCGGCGGGGCTCCCCCCGGCGTCGTTCGTCGATCACATGCCCGCACGGCACGCGGGAGTGGTGCTGCTATTCCGCCGGTTCCCGGACGGTGTACCCGACCCGGCGGCATCGTCCAGCGGGCCCGGCGGTGGGCAGGAAGCCGTGACGATCCCTGGCGGCTGGGTACCGGACGTCGCGGCGGTGCCAGACCGTGGCCTGACCCCGTACCAGGTCGCGGCCTACGAACTGATCTCGGCGGCGGCGGACTCGGCGATCGGGGCCCGTGTCTTCGACCTGGTCAGGCGGG of the Pseudofrankia saprophytica genome contains:
- a CDS encoding recombinase family protein; this encodes MAIMADGVRAVAFTRHGVGADRLADQRRAFRAACAERGWVAGGEVCQIGTGGGRGRAWATVRRLVRMRRYDVVVVDALDTIGANEREIARELVLLRHAGVRLLIASTGWDTVEPLVSDLIVGALGSAAGVAA